Proteins encoded in a region of the Sterolibacterium denitrificans genome:
- a CDS encoding MBL fold metallo-hydrolase produces MHYPYDQLPAAGTAFEVAAGVRWLRMPLPFALDHVNLWLLADDDGWAAVDTGIALDAIKDTWTQLLGEYRLTRQFVTHCHPDHLGLAAWLEQQSGARLWITQGEFAIAHLLRAGIDGFGYQAMVAFYARHGLDEARLAALESRGHAFLRGVPEMPPSFIRLHDGDDILIGGRHWRIITGSGHSPEHAALYCDESRVLISGDMLLPRITTNVHVGAAAPENDALQEYLVSLERFLPLPPDTLVLPSHGKPFRGLHERIAQLQRHHAQRCEVLLKAAATPAPKSAAELLPALFDRDISDPHQLQFAMGETIAHINYLTRRQRLLPEDDGRVLRYRAA; encoded by the coding sequence ATGCACTATCCCTACGATCAGCTTCCTGCCGCCGGCACCGCGTTTGAAGTGGCCGCCGGCGTGCGCTGGCTGCGCATGCCGCTGCCGTTTGCGCTGGATCACGTCAATCTCTGGCTGCTGGCCGACGATGACGGCTGGGCCGCCGTGGATACCGGCATCGCGCTGGATGCCATCAAGGACACCTGGACGCAGTTGCTCGGCGAATACCGCCTGACGCGCCAGTTCGTCACCCATTGCCATCCCGATCACCTGGGCCTGGCCGCCTGGCTGGAACAACAAAGCGGCGCGCGGCTGTGGATCACCCAGGGCGAATTCGCCATCGCCCACCTGCTGCGCGCGGGGATCGACGGTTTCGGCTATCAGGCCATGGTGGCCTTCTACGCCCGCCACGGCCTCGACGAAGCGCGCCTGGCCGCACTGGAATCGCGCGGCCATGCCTTCCTGCGCGGCGTGCCGGAAATGCCGCCCAGCTTCATTCGCCTGCACGACGGCGACGACATCCTCATCGGCGGCCGCCACTGGCGCATCATCACCGGCAGTGGCCATTCGCCGGAACATGCGGCGCTGTACTGCGACGAATCGCGCGTGCTGATTTCCGGCGACATGCTGCTGCCGCGCATCACCACCAATGTCCATGTCGGCGCCGCCGCGCCGGAAAACGATGCCCTGCAGGAATATCTGGTTTCGCTCGAACGCTTCCTGCCGCTGCCACCGGACACGCTGGTGCTGCCTTCGCACGGCAAACCCTTTCGCGGCCTGCACGAACGCATCGCGCAACTGCAACGGCATCACGCGCAGCGTTGCGAGGTGTTGCTGAAGGCCGCCGCCACGCCGGCGCCGAAATCCGCCGCCGAACTGCTGCCGGCGCTGTTCGACCGCGACATCTCGGATCCGCATCAACTGCAGTTCGCCATGGGCGAGACGATCGCCCATATCAATTACCTCACCCGCCGGCAGCGCCTGCTGCCCGAGGATGATGGCCGGGTGCTGCGTTATCGCGCCGCCTGA
- the rng gene encoding ribonuclease G has translation MSEEFLINFTPQETRVALMQQGVVQELHIERSASFGIVGNIYLGRVVRVLPGMQSAFVDIGLERTAFLHVADIWVDRSSGAAPQPIEKILGEGQNLMVQVLKDPIGTKGARLTTQMSIAGRLLVFLAQDKHIGISQRIEDEAEREQLRARIQSLAPEENGGGFIARTMAVSASDDELRADIHYLRRLWTEILHRSQNARVPEMLHHDLRLEQRVLRDLVTAETARVVIDSRENFQKLSAFSQEYMPQVASLLEHYIGTRPLFDLHGVEDEIQKALARRVDLKSGGYLIFDQTEAMTTIDVNTGGYVGSRNFDDTIFKTNLEAAQAIARQLRLRNLGGIIIADFIDMENEQHKAAVLTELNKELTLDRTRVTVNDFTNLGLVEMTRKRTRESLAHVLCEPCPTCSGRGEVKTARTVCYEILRELLREARQFAADEYRVLAAPVVVDLFLDEESQALAMLSDFIGKPVSLKAESGYTQEQYDIVLM, from the coding sequence ATGAGCGAAGAATTTCTCATCAACTTCACCCCGCAGGAAACCCGCGTCGCCCTGATGCAGCAAGGCGTGGTTCAGGAACTGCACATCGAGCGCAGCGCCAGCTTCGGCATCGTCGGCAACATCTACCTGGGCCGCGTCGTGCGCGTGCTGCCGGGCATGCAGTCGGCCTTCGTCGACATCGGCCTGGAGCGCACCGCTTTCCTGCACGTGGCCGACATCTGGGTCGACCGCAGCAGCGGCGCTGCGCCGCAGCCCATCGAAAAGATACTCGGTGAAGGACAGAACCTGATGGTGCAGGTGCTGAAGGATCCGATCGGCACCAAGGGCGCGCGCCTGACCACCCAGATGTCGATCGCCGGGCGGCTGCTGGTGTTTCTCGCCCAGGACAAGCACATCGGCATCTCGCAGCGCATCGAGGACGAAGCCGAACGCGAGCAGTTGCGCGCGCGCATCCAGAGCCTGGCGCCGGAAGAAAACGGCGGCGGCTTCATCGCCCGCACCATGGCGGTCAGCGCCAGCGATGACGAGCTGCGCGCCGACATTCATTACCTGCGCCGCCTGTGGACCGAAATCCTCCACCGCTCGCAAAACGCCCGGGTGCCGGAAATGCTGCACCACGACCTGCGCCTGGAACAGCGCGTGCTGCGCGATCTGGTGACTGCCGAAACCGCCCGGGTAGTCATCGACTCGCGCGAAAACTTCCAGAAACTCTCGGCCTTTTCGCAGGAATACATGCCCCAGGTCGCCAGCCTGCTCGAACACTACATCGGCACCCGGCCGCTGTTCGACCTGCATGGCGTCGAGGATGAAATCCAGAAGGCGCTGGCGCGGCGCGTCGACCTGAAAAGCGGCGGCTACCTGATCTTCGACCAGACCGAGGCGATGACCACCATCGACGTGAATACCGGCGGCTACGTCGGCTCGCGCAACTTCGACGACACCATCTTCAAGACCAATCTCGAAGCGGCGCAAGCCATCGCCCGCCAACTGCGCCTGCGCAACCTCGGCGGCATCATCATCGCCGACTTCATCGACATGGAGAACGAACAGCACAAAGCCGCCGTGCTGACCGAACTCAACAAGGAACTGACGCTGGACCGCACCCGCGTCACGGTCAACGACTTCACCAACCTGGGCCTGGTCGAAATGACCCGCAAACGCACCCGCGAATCGCTCGCCCACGTGCTCTGCGAACCCTGCCCGACCTGCAGCGGACGCGGCGAAGTGAAGACCGCGCGCACCGTCTGCTACGAAATCCTCCGCGAACTGCTGCGCGAAGCGCGCCAGTTCGCCGCCGACGAATACCGCGTGCTGGCCGCCCCGGTGGTCGTCGACCTGTTCCTCGACGAAGAATCCCAGGCGCTGGCGATGCTCTCCGACTTCATCGGCAAACCCGTCTCGCTGAAGGCCGAAAGCGGCTACACCCAGGAGCAGTACGACATCGTGCTGATGTAA
- a CDS encoding Maf family protein translates to MTSVEPLVYLASRSPRRRELLRQIGVRFELLAFRAPPREDPEVDEAVLPGETPTDYVIRVARAKALHGRHLVGKRRQPARLLLSADTTLDLDGEIIGKPRDAIEAIDILQRLSGRTHRVLTAVAVATTDHERIEHVLNVSTVRFRDLAGEEIRRYAHSGEPLDKAGAYAIQGHAGMFVAEIHGSHSGIVGLPLCETALLLRRCGHPL, encoded by the coding sequence ATGACCTCGGTCGAACCGCTCGTTTATCTTGCTTCACGCAGCCCGCGCCGGCGCGAATTGCTGCGCCAGATCGGCGTGCGCTTCGAGCTGCTGGCGTTTCGCGCGCCGCCGCGCGAAGACCCGGAGGTCGACGAAGCCGTGCTGCCCGGCGAAACGCCGACGGACTACGTGATCCGCGTCGCCCGCGCCAAGGCGCTGCACGGCCGCCATCTCGTCGGCAAGCGCCGTCAGCCGGCGCGGCTGTTGCTGTCCGCCGACACGACGCTGGATCTCGACGGCGAAATCATCGGCAAGCCGCGCGATGCAATCGAAGCGATCGACATCCTCCAGCGCCTGTCCGGCCGCACGCACCGGGTGCTGACCGCCGTGGCCGTGGCCACGACCGACCATGAGCGCATCGAGCACGTGTTGAACGTCAGCACGGTGCGCTTCCGCGACCTCGCCGGCGAAGAAATCCGCCGCTATGCCCATTCCGGCGAACCGCTGGACAAGGCCGGCGCCTATGCCATTCAGGGTCATGCCGGCATGTTCGTCGCCGAAATCCACGGCTCGCACAGCGGCATCGTCGGCCTGCCGCTGTGCGAAACCGCGCTGCTGCTGCGCCGTTGCGGTCATCCGCTCTAG
- the rlmH gene encoding 23S rRNA (pseudouridine(1915)-N(3))-methyltransferase RlmH — translation MKLHILAVGTRMPAWVQAAYDDFARRMPREMPLALLEIKPEPRSGGKPVAALMAAEAARLRAALPTRCRKVILDERGADLTTQGLTRRLEAWLAGGEDVAILIGGPDGLAENIKQEADETLRLSSLTLPHPLVRVLLAEALYRASSLLKGHPYHRG, via the coding sequence GTGAAGCTCCACATCCTCGCCGTGGGCACGCGCATGCCCGCCTGGGTGCAGGCCGCCTATGATGACTTCGCCCGCCGCATGCCGCGCGAAATGCCGCTGGCGCTGCTGGAAATCAAGCCCGAGCCGCGCAGCGGCGGTAAGCCCGTCGCGGCACTGATGGCCGCCGAAGCCGCCCGCCTGCGCGCCGCGCTGCCCACGCGCTGCCGCAAGGTGATCCTCGACGAACGCGGCGCCGACCTGACCACTCAAGGACTCACCCGGCGCCTGGAAGCATGGCTGGCCGGCGGCGAGGACGTGGCCATCCTCATCGGCGGCCCGGACGGACTGGCCGAGAACATCAAGCAGGAAGCCGACGAAACGCTGCGCCTCTCCAGCCTCACCCTGCCGCACCCGCTGGTGCGCGTGCTGCTCGCCGAAGCCCTCTACCGCGCCAGCAGCCTGCTCAAGGGACATCCGTATCACAGAGGTTAG
- the rsfS gene encoding ribosome silencing factor, protein MDIRKLQKIVVGALEDIKGRDIEVINTRKLSPLFDRIIIASADSTRQVKALARNVHDKVKEAGGEVIGMEGEEVGEWVLVDLDNVVVHVMQPAVRQHYNLEELWQTRTRPKRGKAAASTEAEAGDADTADDD, encoded by the coding sequence ATGGATATACGCAAACTACAGAAAATCGTCGTCGGCGCGCTCGAAGACATCAAGGGGCGCGACATCGAAGTCATCAACACCCGCAAGCTTAGCCCGTTGTTCGACCGCATCATCATCGCCAGCGCCGACTCGACCCGTCAGGTCAAGGCGCTGGCGCGCAACGTCCATGACAAGGTCAAGGAAGCCGGCGGCGAAGTCATCGGCATGGAAGGCGAGGAAGTCGGCGAATGGGTGCTGGTCGATCTGGACAACGTCGTCGTCCATGTCATGCAGCCGGCCGTGCGCCAGCATTACAACCTGGAAGAACTCTGGCAGACCCGGACCCGGCCCAAGCGCGGCAAGGCCGCGGCAAGCACCGAAGCCGAGGCCGGCGATGCCGACACCGCCGACGACGACTGA
- the nadD gene encoding nicotinate-nucleotide adenylyltransferase, translating to MPEASTGPIGILGGTFDPVHYGHLRLAEQAREQLGLAEVRWIPAGQPPHRDTPRGTPAQRLDMVKLAIAGNPAFALDAGEAFSRAPSYSVDTLTRLRGELGARQALVLLLGSDAFLGLADWHRWRELFDLAHIAVATRPGSTLTMDKLPDALAAEFAARRCNHANEIGGRPAGGILPFTITALDISATLLRASLAEGRSARYLLPDPVLDYIFRQHLYST from the coding sequence ATGCCTGAAGCCTCGACCGGTCCGATCGGCATCCTCGGCGGCACCTTCGATCCGGTGCACTACGGCCATCTGCGCCTGGCCGAGCAGGCCCGCGAGCAACTTGGACTGGCCGAGGTGCGCTGGATTCCCGCTGGCCAGCCGCCGCATCGCGACACGCCGCGCGGCACGCCGGCGCAGCGGCTGGACATGGTGAAACTGGCGATTGCCGGCAATCCGGCCTTTGCGCTGGATGCCGGCGAGGCGTTCAGCCGCGCGCCAAGCTACAGCGTGGATACGCTGACCCGTTTGCGCGGCGAACTCGGCGCCCGGCAAGCGCTGGTGCTGCTGCTGGGCAGCGATGCCTTTCTCGGCCTGGCCGATTGGCACCGCTGGCGCGAGCTGTTCGACCTGGCCCACATCGCCGTGGCGACGCGGCCCGGCAGCACGCTGACCATGGACAAGCTGCCCGACGCGCTGGCGGCGGAATTCGCCGCCCGACGCTGCAACCATGCCAACGAAATCGGCGGTCGTCCGGCCGGCGGCATCCTGCCGTTTACCATCACCGCGCTGGACATCTCGGCCACGCTGCTGCGCGCCAGCCTGGCCGAGGGCCGCAGCGCCCGTTATTTGCTCCCCGATCCGGTGCTCGACTATATTTTCCGCCAGCACCTGTATTCAACCTGA
- a CDS encoding BPSS1780 family membrane protein, with product MQVRTLPALRGAFWLAAGFLLYRRNAPLLSMLTFANLILALLCSQLQPFGPLLLILASPLFITLIANACVAIERHGQRQLAPQMLTRNLRERGGQLLRLGLLQAFCMMLVVVLADRLLPGIDPAMLATVREAAEATETADRAGRAAIALDAGELGKLFLHLGVIGLIVLPTFWFAPLLTAWHGATPLKSAFFSLVAVWRNWRAFLVYAVSAALLAVLLPALLMSLFSLVSATLGSLVSSVLQLLVLLVGAPILATGTYCSYRDIFATADTAPAAPADNGSGGTRISTDA from the coding sequence ATGCAGGTCCGTACCCTTCCCGCACTGCGCGGCGCCTTCTGGCTTGCCGCCGGCTTCCTGCTCTACCGGCGCAATGCGCCGCTGCTGAGCATGCTGACCTTCGCCAACCTGATCCTGGCGCTGCTCTGCAGCCAGTTGCAGCCGTTCGGCCCACTGTTGCTGATCCTCGCCTCGCCGCTGTTCATCACCCTGATCGCCAATGCCTGCGTCGCCATCGAACGCCATGGCCAGCGGCAACTGGCACCGCAGATGCTGACGCGCAATCTGCGCGAACGCGGCGGCCAGTTGCTGCGTCTGGGCCTGCTGCAGGCGTTCTGCATGATGCTGGTGGTCGTCCTCGCCGACCGCCTGCTGCCCGGCATCGACCCGGCCATGCTGGCCACCGTCCGCGAGGCCGCCGAAGCCACCGAAACGGCAGATCGAGCCGGACGCGCAGCCATCGCCCTGGATGCCGGCGAACTCGGCAAGCTGTTCCTGCATCTGGGCGTGATCGGCCTGATCGTGCTCCCCACCTTCTGGTTCGCGCCGCTGCTGACCGCCTGGCACGGCGCAACACCGCTCAAATCGGCCTTCTTCAGCCTCGTCGCCGTCTGGCGCAACTGGCGCGCCTTCCTCGTCTATGCCGTGAGTGCCGCGCTGCTCGCCGTGCTGCTGCCGGCATTGCTGATGAGCCTGTTCAGCCTGGTTTCCGCAACACTCGGCAGCCTCGTCTCCAGCGTGCTGCAATTGCTGGTGCTGCTGGTCGGCGCGCCGATACTGGCCACCGGCACCTACTGCAGTTATCGCGACATCTTTGCCACGGCCGATACGGCGCCCGCCGCGCCCGCCGACAATGGCAGCGGCGGCACGAGAATTTCCACCGATGCCTGA
- a CDS encoding DUF2782 domain-containing protein gives MRHTFLLFATLLALPVAAQQLPTDLEPLPEPPPPPPGVVDIDPALEPQVTITKRGEDQVEEYRVNGKLYMLKVTPPHGRSYYLIDEHGDGSMTRQESPDGGHGLRVPMWVIGTF, from the coding sequence ATGCGCCACACATTTCTGCTATTCGCCACGCTGCTGGCGCTGCCGGTCGCCGCGCAGCAACTGCCGACCGATCTGGAACCCTTGCCGGAACCGCCGCCCCCGCCGCCGGGCGTCGTCGATATCGACCCGGCGCTCGAACCGCAGGTCACCATCACCAAGCGCGGCGAGGACCAGGTCGAGGAATACCGCGTCAATGGCAAGCTCTACATGCTCAAGGTCACTCCGCCCCACGGCCGCAGCTATTACCTGATCGACGAGCACGGCGATGGCAGCATGACGCGCCAGGAAAGCCCCGACGGCGGTCACGGCCTGCGCGTGCCGATGTGGGTGATCGGCACCTTTTGA
- a CDS encoding TIGR00730 family Rossman fold protein codes for MSAWSKTPKPFPPTRAGKSWIPAKPSASSAAAPYASREAWRVFGIMSEFVEATDRLAAIRPAVSIFGSARTPPGSEYYALTERIARQLSDAGFSVISGGGPGIMEAANKGAYAGSSPSVGLNIQLPMEQTANPYQDISQTFRHFFARKYMFVRYAAAYVVAPGGFGTLDELLEALTLIQTNKTPRMPLILVGSKFWAGLLDWFRAHLVSEGMISPEDMDLIQVIDEPAEVVAAIFKYYERRGFERLPEEHELLLNL; via the coding sequence ATGAGCGCCTGGAGCAAGACGCCGAAACCGTTTCCGCCGACACGTGCCGGTAAAAGCTGGATCCCCGCCAAACCGTCCGCCTCATCCGCCGCCGCGCCCTATGCTTCGCGCGAGGCCTGGCGGGTGTTCGGCATTATGTCAGAATTCGTCGAGGCCACCGACCGCCTGGCGGCCATCCGGCCGGCGGTCAGCATCTTCGGCAGCGCGCGCACGCCGCCGGGTTCCGAATACTACGCGCTGACCGAACGCATCGCCCGCCAGCTTTCCGATGCCGGCTTCAGCGTGATTTCCGGTGGCGGCCCCGGCATCATGGAAGCGGCCAACAAGGGCGCCTATGCCGGCTCCAGCCCCAGCGTGGGACTGAACATCCAGTTGCCGATGGAACAGACGGCGAACCCCTATCAGGACATTTCGCAGACCTTCCGCCACTTCTTCGCCCGCAAATACATGTTCGTGCGCTATGCCGCGGCCTACGTGGTGGCGCCGGGCGGCTTCGGCACGCTGGACGAACTGCTCGAGGCCCTGACGCTGATCCAGACCAACAAGACGCCGCGCATGCCGCTGATCCTCGTCGGCAGCAAATTCTGGGCCGGGCTGCTCGACTGGTTCCGCGCGCACCTGGTGAGCGAGGGCATGATCAGCCCGGAAGACATGGACCTGATCCAGGTCATCGACGAACCCGCCGAAGTGGTCGCGGCGATCTTCAAGTACTACGAGCGGCGCGGCTTCGAGCGTCTGCCCGAGGAACACGAGCTGCTGCTCAATCTTTGA
- the polA gene encoding DNA polymerase I gives MPTLLLVDGSSYLYRAFHAMPDLRNKAGEPTGAIYGVISMLRRLLADYKAEQPQAGASAVYRAVVFDAKGKTFRDDWYPQYKAHRPPMPDDLAQQIEPLHACIRAAGWPLLMVDGVEADDVIGTLAARATAAGVDCVISTGDKDLAQLVNPHVTLVNTMSNEVLDVAGVERKFGVPPERIVDYLALTGDAVDGVPGVAKVGPKTAVKWLTQYGTLDNLIVHAGEIGGVVGENLRQTLDFLPLGRKLLTVVCDLPLPQEVSELTAQPEDQAQLIELYTRLEFKSWLRELGGGNDGSGSQSGAIADDIVAAPAARAPKRDGNMGDAGHAATVFADRSRYEILLTWPDFERWLEKLERAGLTALDTETTALDPFAARLVGLSFAVAEPDGIAAAYLPLAHDYAGAPEQLPCAEALARLRPWLEAAARPKLGQHLKYDRHVLANHGIALRGIHDDTLLASYVLESDRPHDLGALAMRHLGLATLSYDDITGKGAARIPFNQVALEQAAIYAAEDADITLRVHQVFVSQFAAEEKLAQLYRELELPVADVLYRMERHGVLIDVFAMARHSEELGRSLLDLERQAFELAGQPFNLNSPKQIQDILFGQQGLPVLKKTPAGVPSTNEEVLSELALDYPLPRLILEYRSLAKLKGTYTDKLPRMVNPATGRVHTHFSQATAVTGRLASSEPNLQNIPARSHEGRRIRSAFIAPSGCSLVSADYSQVELRIMAHLSSDARLLEAFHRGEDVHRATAAEIFGITPLEVGPDQRRAAKVINFGLIYGMSAFGLARQLGIERGAAAAYMERYFARYPGVARYMEETRQYAREHGYVETVFGRRLWLSDIRASHAGRRQAAERAAINAPMQGTAADLIKRAMLAVQGWLDAQNLASRLILQVHDELVLEVPDAELARVRAELPGLMNGVASLKVPLVVDLSVGPNWGAKS, from the coding sequence ATGCCCACGTTATTGCTCGTCGATGGTTCATCATATCTGTATCGTGCATTTCATGCCATGCCCGACCTGCGCAACAAGGCCGGCGAGCCGACCGGCGCGATCTATGGGGTGATCAGCATGCTACGCCGGCTGCTGGCCGACTACAAGGCAGAGCAGCCGCAGGCCGGGGCCTCCGCCGTCTATCGCGCCGTGGTCTTCGATGCCAAGGGCAAGACCTTCCGCGACGACTGGTATCCGCAATACAAGGCGCATCGCCCGCCGATGCCCGACGATCTGGCGCAGCAGATCGAGCCTCTCCATGCCTGCATCCGCGCCGCCGGTTGGCCGCTGCTGATGGTCGACGGCGTCGAGGCCGACGACGTCATCGGCACGCTGGCCGCGCGCGCCACGGCCGCCGGTGTGGATTGCGTGATTTCCACCGGCGACAAGGATCTGGCGCAACTGGTGAATCCGCACGTCACGCTGGTGAATACCATGAGCAATGAAGTGCTCGACGTGGCCGGCGTGGAACGGAAATTCGGCGTGCCGCCCGAACGCATCGTCGATTACCTGGCGCTGACGGGCGATGCCGTCGATGGCGTGCCGGGCGTTGCCAAGGTCGGCCCGAAGACCGCCGTGAAATGGCTGACGCAGTACGGCACGCTCGACAACCTCATTGTCCATGCCGGCGAGATCGGCGGCGTGGTGGGCGAGAACCTGCGCCAGACGCTGGATTTTCTGCCGCTGGGGCGCAAGCTGCTGACCGTCGTTTGCGATCTGCCGCTGCCGCAGGAGGTCAGCGAGCTTACGGCGCAACCCGAGGACCAAGCGCAACTGATCGAACTCTACACGCGGCTGGAGTTCAAGAGCTGGCTGCGCGAACTCGGCGGCGGCAACGACGGCAGCGGCAGCCAGAGCGGCGCGATTGCCGATGATATCGTCGCTGCGCCGGCCGCGCGCGCGCCGAAGCGTGATGGAAATATGGGGGATGCGGGGCATGCAGCCACCGTCTTTGCCGATCGCAGCCGCTATGAAATCCTGCTCACCTGGCCGGATTTCGAGCGCTGGCTGGAGAAGCTCGAACGGGCGGGTCTGACCGCGCTCGATACCGAGACGACGGCGCTCGATCCCTTTGCCGCGCGGCTGGTCGGTTTGTCCTTTGCCGTTGCCGAGCCGGATGGCATCGCTGCCGCCTATCTGCCGCTGGCGCACGACTATGCCGGTGCGCCGGAGCAACTGCCCTGCGCCGAAGCGCTCGCCCGGCTGCGGCCTTGGCTGGAAGCGGCGGCGCGGCCCAAGCTCGGTCAGCACCTCAAGTACGATCGCCATGTCCTGGCCAATCACGGCATCGCGTTGCGCGGCATCCACGACGACACCTTGCTGGCTTCCTATGTGCTGGAAAGCGATCGCCCGCATGATCTGGGCGCGCTGGCGATGCGTCATCTGGGTCTGGCGACGCTGTCCTATGACGACATCACCGGCAAGGGCGCGGCGCGGATTCCCTTCAATCAAGTCGCGCTCGAACAGGCGGCGATCTACGCGGCGGAAGATGCCGACATCACCTTGCGCGTGCATCAGGTCTTCGTGTCGCAGTTCGCCGCCGAGGAAAAACTGGCGCAGCTCTACCGCGAGCTCGAACTGCCGGTGGCGGACGTGCTGTATCGCATGGAGCGCCACGGCGTGCTCATCGACGTTTTCGCCATGGCGCGGCACAGCGAGGAGCTGGGCCGGAGCCTGCTCGATCTGGAGCGCCAGGCCTTCGAGCTGGCCGGCCAGCCGTTCAATCTGAATTCGCCGAAACAGATCCAGGACATCCTGTTTGGACAGCAGGGCCTGCCGGTGCTGAAGAAAACGCCCGCCGGCGTGCCGAGTACCAACGAGGAAGTGTTGAGCGAGCTGGCGCTGGACTATCCGCTGCCCAGGCTGATTCTCGAATACCGCAGCCTGGCCAAGCTCAAGGGCACGTACACCGACAAGCTGCCGCGCATGGTGAATCCGGCGACCGGCCGCGTGCATACGCATTTCTCCCAGGCCACCGCGGTCACCGGCCGGCTGGCCAGTTCCGAGCCCAATCTGCAGAACATTCCGGCGCGCAGCCATGAGGGCCGGCGCATCCGCAGCGCCTTCATCGCGCCGTCCGGCTGCAGTCTGGTGTCGGCCGACTATTCGCAGGTCGAGCTGCGCATCATGGCGCACCTGTCGAGCGATGCGCGTCTGCTCGAAGCCTTTCACCGGGGTGAAGACGTGCATCGCGCCACGGCGGCGGAAATCTTCGGCATCACGCCGCTGGAAGTCGGGCCGGATCAACGGCGTGCCGCCAAAGTCATCAACTTCGGTCTGATCTACGGCATGTCGGCCTTCGGCCTGGCGCGCCAGCTGGGCATCGAACGCGGCGCGGCGGCGGCTTACATGGAGCGCTATTTCGCTCGCTATCCCGGCGTCGCCCGCTACATGGAAGAGACGCGGCAATACGCGCGCGAACACGGCTACGTCGAAACCGTGTTCGGCCGCCGCCTGTGGCTTTCCGACATCCGCGCCTCCCACGCCGGCCGTCGCCAGGCCGCCGAACGCGCCGCCATCAACGCGCCGATGCAGGGCACGGCGGCCGACCTCATCAAGCGTGCCATGCTCGCCGTGCAGGGCTGGCTGGATGCGCAAAATCTGGCCAGCCGGCTGATCCTGCAAGTCCATGACGAACTGGTGCTGGAAGTGCCGGATGCCGAACTGGCGCGGGTGCGTGCCGAGCTGCCGGGCCTGATGAACGGCGTGGCCAGCCTCAAGGTGCCGCTGGTGGTGGATCTCAGCGTGGGGCCGAACTGGGGCGCGAAGTCGTAA